The sequence GCGGCCGCCGTATACGTCCACCGAGCTGTTTCCGCTCAGGCCCAGGGTCAGCAGGGCGTTGCTGCCGCCGGTCATCTGGGCGTCCACGCGGGTGCCGCCTTCAGGGCGCACCAGAATCGCCGGGGACATCTGGTTGGGCGGCACATGCTGCATGGCGGCGTAACGAATGTTTTCCACGGTGGTCACGCCGGCACCCTGCACCGTCGCCACCTCGCCCACCTGCGGCAGCGCCCGCACGCGCGGGTTGCCGTCGTTGCCCAGGCCAGGCAGCAGCATCTGGTAGTTCTGGGTACCGCCGCCCACCTCGGTCTTGACGTTGATCAGGTAGTTCCGGGTATGAATGGTGACCGTCTTGGTGACCGGCACGCCGCCCTGCTCGTAGCGGAACACGGCCACCTGCTCATTGGTCTCTCCATTGTTCGACAGCTGCGGTTCCTGCGCGGTCACCGGAGCCTTGGGGTCAAGGTTTTCGGCCTGAATCTGCAGGGCCGGGCCATTCACCAGGTTGATGATGCCGCGCTCGTTCTGCAGCGCCGTGAAGTCGTAGGTGCCGTCGGCATTTTCCTTGATATAGGGTGAACCGGCATAATTCTTGACGTACCAGCCGATAATTTCGCCCTTGTTGTTGAAGACGATGTCGGCCAGATTGGTGCGGGAGATGCTCTCGCTGCCCTGCTGGCCGTCGAAGTCGGCGGTGATCCAGTCCTGAGTCAGGGTGTGCCCGAAAGGGGGGATGGGGCCGGTGCTTCCACAGCCGGTTAGCAGCAGGGCGCCGCCTGCGATGAGAAGTAATTTCTTGGTCATATTCTCGCTTTCTGGCTGGCCCCCAGCGCCGGCAGGCGACAGGGCCAGAATAAACAGTCGTTCTGAGTGGTCGGTCCGGTTGAGCTTCTGCGCTCCTGTACGCGGCCAGAGACCTCCGGGTTCCCGGAAATCCGGCCTGCCGCCGGGGGGCACCGCTTCCCAGTGTACGCAGTGTACGGGTTCCCAGTGTATGGGACGGAGGCGGGACAAAATATCCGCCCACCTTACCGGCCCATGACCAGGTGCCCCGCTGGGGAAAGAGGGGGATACCCGTGAGGGGCGCGGCTATGCTACACTGCCTGCTGTTCTCTCGCGCCTGAAGATTTCAGGAGACGGCGAGAAAGGTCCGGGCCCGCCCGCCCGAGGCCCCCCGGCAAGACCACAAAGAGCGCTGCTGGCCGCTACCGCACCGGCTCCAGACGCTCGGGGCAGGGGGAACACCGGCCCCCTGCCCAGCGGCAAAATACCCCTAAGGAGTTGAACCATGTCCAAGAAGCCCGTTCCTAAGAAGAAGACCAGCAAGAGCAAGCGCGACATGCGCCGCAGCCACCACGCCCTGAGCATGCCCGCCCTGGGCGAGTGCCCCCAGTGCCACGCCAAGAAGCTGAGCCACCACGTGTGCCCCAGCTGTGGCTACTACAACGGCCGCCAGGTGCTGAGCGTCTAAGCACGCCCTGTACGTCAAACTCCCCCAGCCGGGGGAGTTTTTTTTGGGGTCTACAGTGCTGGGCTGGGCTCTGGTGGGGGGCCAGCTTCACGCAGCCCACAGGCAGCCAGCACGGTCAGCAGGGGAATAACGCGCTCACCCGGCACGCGGTAAGGCCCCCGCGCGTGGGCGTGTAGCCAGCCAGCTGCCTGGAGTTCGCGCAGGTGATGGTATAGCTGCCCACCGCTAAGGCCCACCTGTTCGCCCAGCACCGACGCAGCCTGCGGTCCTTCCAGTGCCGCCCGCAGCAACGCCAGCCGCAGCGGGTGCCCCAGCGCCGCTAGGGACGCAGACACCGCCGACCAGTCCCGGTCCAGCAGGGCAGAGACCGGGTGGGTTTCCTGCCACACCCAGTCGCCGCCTGCGCCCAGCTGCGCGTGCCCGGCAAACAGCACCGCGCCGCCGGGCAACTGTTCTTGCAGGGTCAGCAGCGCCCAGGCGCGGTCTTCAGAGGGGTTGGGCCGGGCCGTCCCGGATCGGGCGGCCGTAGGGAGATCCGTCTGCAGGGCTTCTATCTGCTGTTCCAACGCCGCCAGCCGCGCTTCCAGGCGGGTCAACCGCTCCAGCGGGAGGCCGTCATCACTCATCCGCCAAGTCTAGACCACCGGGGCAAGGTGGAGCTGTCAAGGCAGTGGCCTCAGCGCTTCCCGCACTGCCGCTTGCGCGACCGGGTCGTAGGCGAGGCGCAGCATCCATTCGTTCAGCGCTGCCTGAAGCGGGGGCGCCTGTTCGGAGGGCAGATTGCGCAAGAACAGGCTGACCGCTATGCTCTGCCCGGCGTTGGGACCCTGCGAGGGTGTCAGCGCGTAGTTCTGGGTGAGCACGCCCTGGTCCAGATTGCCCCCCTTGAGATAGATGGCGCTGAACACGGCGGCATTTTCAGGACTCACTTCGGTCAGCCAGCCTAAGTGCCGGCGCATCACTGCCTGTTCTTCCGCAGAGAATTGTCCGGTATCCGCGCCCAGCACGCCAGCCATCAGCTGGGCGTAGTCGGCAGTGGTACCGGCCGGAAAAGTGGAATTTTGCAGCTGCCGGCCCAGCGCTGCGTCCTTCTGGAGCGCCGTGAAGATGATGCGCGCTGGCTGACGGCGGCTCGGCCAGGCAGCCAACTGCGCGGCCTCATGCCAGAAGCGGTCGGCCCGCTGCTGCGGGGACAGCGTAAGGAGTTCAGCGGCACTCGGAGCGCTCCAGGCAGCAAACACACCGGACACCGGAGCTACCGGTTGCTGTCCGCTCAGGCCCAGGCGCTGCACCGCTGCATCTATCCGTCCACGGCCCAGCCGGGTCAGGAGAACGTCGGTGGCAGCATTGTCGCTGAACTGAATCATGGCGCGGGCCAAGGTATCCAGCGGCACCGCGTGCGTGCCGTCTTTGGCACGCCCAAAGGCATCGGCGGGAATGTTCAGGCTTTTGAGGGCCTCCGCGTGGGCGCCACCGTCCTGCAAGACGTAGAAACTTTCCCATTCGGCCAGCGTGACCGGCTGCTGCGGGTCCAGCTCGCCGGCCGCCACCGCCTGCGCGTAGGCCGCCAGCACCACGATCTTGAACGAACTCGCCAGTGGCATCGGCTGGGCGGCGTTGTGGGCCAGCAGCGGGGCGGGCAGCGGCTGACCCGGCGTGACTGGATACACGCTCAGCGCCACGTCCTGTGGCCTTTCGCGCAGCAGGGTGAGCAGCAGCGAGAGCGTGTCAACTTCAGCCTTTGCTGCGGCTTGGGCTGAGGTGGAAGCAGGAGCAGCAGGACCGGACTGGGCCGCAGCTGACGCAGTTACAGCCAGCGCCAGCACAAAGACAGACAGCAAAGGTTTCAGCATGGACCTATGCTACAGAAATCTGTACAAATTTACAAAACTCTGGAAACCCGGCTTTCCCGCTGGCCGCTTAGCGCTTGTCCGCCACCCACATCCCGGCGATGCCGCCGCTGAGCGGCCGGTAGCGGGCACTGAAGCCGGCGCAGCGCATCATCTTCAGCAATTCTTCCGGCTCGGGAAAGGCCAGCACACTTTCGGGCAGGTAGGTGTAAGCGCTGCTGTCCCCGCTGACCAGCCCCCCGATACGTGGCAACACCTGCTGGAAATACAGCCGGTACACCCGCCCGAACAGGTTCTCGGCGGGTGGTGGGAATTCCAGAATGACCAGCCGGCCACCGGGCGACAGCACCCGGTACATTTCGGCCAGGCCCTGAGCGTAGTCGCTGAAGTTGCGAAAGCCGAAGGTGCAGGTGACCGTATCGAAACTGGCATCCGGGTAGGGCAGGGCCAGCGCGTCGCCCTCTTCCCAGGTCACCTCTAGGCCAGCTTGCCGGCCCTTGACACGGGCAATCT is a genomic window of Deinococcus proteolyticus MRP containing:
- the yidC gene encoding membrane protein insertase YidC, producing MTKKLLLIAGGALLLTGCGSTGPIPPFGHTLTQDWITADFDGQQGSESISRTNLADIVFNNKGEIIGWYVKNYAGSPYIKENADGTYDFTALQNERGIINLVNGPALQIQAENLDPKAPVTAQEPQLSNNGETNEQVAVFRYEQGGVPVTKTVTIHTRNYLINVKTEVGGGTQNYQMLLPGLGNDGNPRVRALPQVGEVATVQGAGVTTVENIRYAAMQHVPPNQMSPAILVRPEGGTRVDAQMTGGSNALLTLGLSGNSSVDVYGGRNELIHLKQTGFYGMPGVFDPNWFGHISLAIVSLMELLHRLVGDWGIVILLIAVLLRLVMWPVMQAQARTTAKMQVLQPKMKEIQDRYKDAKDLESQRAMQMEMAALYKEHNFNPAGCLSSFLPLPVLIALWSTIRNFEFDSGFLWMPDLAIPDPLWILPALYLIVNMGQLWVSTRRTPEMFKQQAFMYLFFVYFALIFPAGVSIYLIISTAIGILQQFIVNKQVEVELARSGQTVQKTAPAASAKRKNSRVIDAPKD
- the rpmF gene encoding 50S ribosomal protein L32: MSKKPVPKKKTSKSKRDMRRSHHALSMPALGECPQCHAKKLSHHVCPSCGYYNGRQVLSV
- a CDS encoding helix-turn-helix domain-containing protein, giving the protein MSDDGLPLERLTRLEARLAALEQQIEALQTDLPTAARSGTARPNPSEDRAWALLTLQEQLPGGAVLFAGHAQLGAGGDWVWQETHPVSALLDRDWSAVSASLAALGHPLRLALLRAALEGPQAASVLGEQVGLSGGQLYHHLRELQAAGWLHAHARGPYRVPGERVIPLLTVLAACGLREAGPPPEPSPAL
- a CDS encoding serine hydrolase: MLKPLLSVFVLALAVTASAAAQSGPAAPASTSAQAAAKAEVDTLSLLLTLLRERPQDVALSVYPVTPGQPLPAPLLAHNAAQPMPLASSFKIVVLAAYAQAVAAGELDPQQPVTLAEWESFYVLQDGGAHAEALKSLNIPADAFGRAKDGTHAVPLDTLARAMIQFSDNAATDVLLTRLGRGRIDAAVQRLGLSGQQPVAPVSGVFAAWSAPSAAELLTLSPQQRADRFWHEAAQLAAWPSRRQPARIIFTALQKDAALGRQLQNSTFPAGTTADYAQLMAGVLGADTGQFSAEEQAVMRRHLGWLTEVSPENAAVFSAIYLKGGNLDQGVLTQNYALTPSQGPNAGQSIAVSLFLRNLPSEQAPPLQAALNEWMLRLAYDPVAQAAVREALRPLP
- the ubiE gene encoding bifunctional demethylmenaquinone methyltransferase/2-methoxy-6-polyprenyl-1,4-benzoquinol methylase UbiE, yielding MTNPHHPHSKPAVGDGQDKGADVQAMFAAIAPRYDLLNRILSLGVDQTWRYAGAREALAKAPRRVLDIATGTGDFALMLKRRAPYAQVTGSDFVPEMLEIARVKGRQAGLEVTWEEGDALALPYPDASFDTVTCTFGFRNFSDYAQGLAEMYRVLSPGGRLVILEFPPPAENLFGRVYRLYFQQVLPRIGGLVSGDSSAYTYLPESVLAFPEPEELLKMMRCAGFSARYRPLSGGIAGMWVADKR